The following are encoded in a window of Paenibacillus polymyxa genomic DNA:
- a CDS encoding CidA/LrgA family protein has protein sequence MKSFIRGVLQIAVLMAFSLILNAVVSWLHLPVPGSIIGMLILFILLQTGLVRLSWIEVGANWLLAELLLFFIPSAVGVMNYWPMLEHDGMSIMLVVLLGTFLVMACTGMVASLLGKRKEHKSS, from the coding sequence ATGAAAAGCTTCATACGCGGTGTCCTCCAGATCGCCGTCCTGATGGCCTTTTCGCTCATCCTGAACGCGGTAGTCTCCTGGCTCCACCTGCCTGTACCCGGTAGTATCATTGGTATGCTGATCCTTTTTATTCTGCTGCAAACCGGCTTGGTCCGGCTAAGCTGGATTGAAGTTGGCGCAAACTGGTTGCTGGCCGAGCTGCTATTATTCTTTATTCCCTCCGCTGTCGGCGTTATGAATTATTGGCCGATGCTGGAACACGATGGTATGAGCATCATGCTGGTCGTGTTGCTCGGCACCTTTCTGGTGATGGCCTGCACAGGTATGGTCGCCAGTCTGCTTGGTAAACGAAAGGAGCATAAATCATCATGA
- a CDS encoding glycerol-3-phosphate dehydrogenase/oxidase: protein MGEQGFAAQERTAVLERMGHEHFDILIIGGGITGAGIALDAADRGLKTALVEMQDFAAGTSSRSTKLVHGGLRYLKQFEVKMVAEVGKERAIVFENGPHVTIPERMLLPFHKGGTFNAFTTSVGLLVYDFLAGVKRSERRRMLDIQATLEREPLLKRDGLKGSGSYVEYRTDDARLTIEVMKEAVTRGALAVNYAKADKLLYDGGRISGASVTDRVTGKPYEIRASLVINAAGPWVDTLREMDRSKEGKVLRLTKGIHLVFDAERFPLKQAVYFDTPDGRMVFAIPRDGKTYAGTTDTVYEGDTAHPRMTAEDRAYVLQAINGMFPDVKLTVTDVESSWAGVRPLIYEDGKSPSEISRKDEIWESRSGLITIAGGKLTGYRKMSELVVDRAVRELGRLHGQSFRACRTRHIPISGGSVGGSAGWDAFVSKQSAAGVALGLSLETARAWATRYGSNTERLFAIAARSMKEATEKEAALPVEVRVPLLYAMEQEMTVTPSDFFIRRTGALFFQIDEVKRWKQPAIALMSEHAGWSAAQERQYTAELDAYLYEAVTPVEVEAKPGDVEAI, encoded by the coding sequence ATGGGAGAACAGGGATTTGCTGCGCAGGAGAGAACCGCTGTTTTGGAACGTATGGGACATGAGCATTTTGATATTTTAATCATTGGCGGCGGCATTACAGGGGCGGGGATTGCGCTGGATGCGGCGGATCGTGGTTTGAAGACAGCACTGGTGGAGATGCAGGATTTTGCAGCAGGTACGTCCAGCCGCTCGACTAAGCTAGTGCATGGTGGTCTTCGTTATTTGAAGCAGTTTGAAGTTAAGATGGTAGCCGAGGTCGGGAAGGAGCGGGCCATCGTATTCGAAAATGGCCCACATGTGACCATACCGGAGCGTATGCTGCTTCCTTTTCACAAGGGCGGCACGTTTAACGCATTCACCACCTCTGTCGGGCTGCTAGTATATGATTTCCTTGCTGGTGTTAAGCGTAGTGAGCGCCGTCGTATGCTGGACATCCAGGCTACGCTAGAGCGCGAGCCTTTGCTGAAGCGTGATGGACTGAAGGGGAGCGGCAGCTATGTGGAGTACCGCACAGATGATGCTCGCCTGACGATTGAGGTCATGAAGGAAGCTGTTACACGAGGGGCGCTGGCGGTGAACTATGCCAAGGCTGACAAGCTGCTGTATGACGGCGGACGAATAAGCGGCGCAAGCGTAACGGATCGGGTAACGGGAAAGCCATACGAAATTCGAGCTTCACTGGTTATTAATGCGGCCGGACCATGGGTAGATACGTTGCGGGAAATGGATCGCTCCAAAGAGGGCAAGGTGCTACGCCTGACGAAAGGTATTCACCTGGTGTTCGATGCTGAGCGCTTTCCACTCAAACAGGCAGTGTACTTCGATACACCGGATGGACGCATGGTATTTGCCATCCCACGTGATGGAAAAACCTATGCAGGTACGACCGACACGGTGTATGAAGGGGATACGGCGCACCCTCGGATGACCGCCGAAGATCGGGCCTATGTGCTTCAAGCGATCAACGGAATGTTCCCAGATGTGAAACTGACTGTTACGGATGTAGAATCCAGTTGGGCAGGGGTAAGGCCGCTCATTTATGAAGACGGTAAAAGTCCTTCGGAAATTTCACGCAAGGACGAAATTTGGGAATCCCGTTCAGGTCTGATCACGATTGCAGGCGGCAAGCTGACGGGCTACCGGAAAATGTCCGAACTCGTCGTGGATCGTGCGGTACGGGAGCTGGGACGCTTGCACGGGCAAAGCTTCCGGGCATGTCGCACCAGGCATATCCCGATTTCAGGCGGCAGCGTAGGCGGATCGGCGGGCTGGGACGCCTTCGTGAGCAAGCAATCCGCAGCGGGTGTTGCGCTCGGCCTGTCGCTGGAAACGGCTAGAGCATGGGCAACCCGCTATGGCTCCAACACAGAGCGGCTGTTTGCCATAGCGGCACGGAGCATGAAGGAGGCTACCGAGAAGGAAGCAGCGCTGCCTGTGGAAGTGCGTGTCCCGCTCCTGTATGCGATGGAACAGGAAATGACGGTGACACCGTCTGATTTTTTCATACGCCGAACCGGGGCGCTGTTCTTCCAAATTGACGAGGTGAAGCGCTGGAAACAGCCCGCCATTGCATTAATGTCCGAACATGCAGGCTGGAGCGCCGCACAAGAACGACAATATACGGCTGAGCTGGATGCTTACCTGTATGAAGCTGTAACGCCTGTAGAGGTAGAGGCGAAACCCGGCGACGTTGAAGCTATTTGA
- a CDS encoding CidB/LrgB family autolysis modulator, protein MTGLLCIILTLAIYWMAKRMYRTLPKVYLSPLLITPVVIILILTLTGVNYRSYNSGAHLLSMLLQPATIAFAVPLYRYFPVLKKHATQIVLSVLSGSVVAVLSSMALAKWMHLNSSLLSSLIPRSITTPIAMNVSQTIGGNPTVTAVFVILTGLSGLIIGPMIVKLFRIENEVSRGVLLGTGAHGTGTSKAFEFSSLTGTISSISMVLAALFTLAAAPFLFHLML, encoded by the coding sequence ATGACCGGTCTTCTATGTATTATATTGACACTCGCTATTTACTGGATGGCCAAACGCATGTACCGCACACTGCCCAAGGTGTATTTGTCTCCATTGCTCATTACACCTGTTGTTATCATTTTGATTTTGACGCTGACGGGTGTGAACTACCGTTCTTATAATTCGGGCGCCCACTTGCTGTCCATGCTGCTACAGCCAGCTACGATTGCATTTGCTGTCCCTTTGTACCGATATTTCCCTGTGTTAAAAAAACATGCTACACAAATCGTGCTTAGCGTGCTGTCTGGGTCCGTTGTAGCCGTGTTGTCCTCCATGGCGCTTGCCAAGTGGATGCATCTGAATTCTTCGCTGCTGAGCAGCCTGATTCCTCGCTCCATTACGACACCCATTGCGATGAATGTATCGCAAACGATTGGCGGCAATCCGACGGTCACGGCTGTATTCGTTATTCTGACCGGATTGAGCGGTCTTATTATCGGTCCGATGATTGTAAAACTGTTCCGTATTGAAAATGAAGTCTCACGTGGGGTGCTGCTCGGTACCGGTGCTCATGGTACTGGCACTTCCAAAGCCTTCGAGTTCAGTTCGCTGACGGGGACGATATCCAGCATCTCGATGGTGCTCGCCGCTCTCTTTACCTTGGCAGCCGCCCCGTTCCTGTTCCACTTGATGCTGTAA